In one Xyrauchen texanus isolate HMW12.3.18 chromosome 18, RBS_HiC_50CHRs, whole genome shotgun sequence genomic region, the following are encoded:
- the heg1 gene encoding protein HEG isoform X1 yields the protein METCGMRRAHCVVFAVLLFALNTVIAETFSPRTDSDRPLSSKAFSEGTTGLKHTTSWLGRGATATALDQATGQGDITDIPASVSITEAQTGQSGKTSRFSANTADWTTQKNLDDSTILLRSNKELTQNSTAQWEGLSIVSHSISSYPTLSDKQQPGTDESTEQLQSNKEFTHNATFQWEDPSVVSHGTSSYQALSDKRQPATESRTGQDIPVTDLREHYVDTVSNDLVSHTDSTYISKTSRVGERILLSVSSNSTSPYIEISNSSEVVSQTFSWKERVSEVTQGREQTETVEGVSTASEQTEPTSEDHNPTNATQGQSLETERSLVSQDTESQTGQPSVTEQNIEHSNSTPSLTVINTGETVTSVNGGTPYTESDDSVSSIAPFTLGEHNASSTSLQNGETTVTDSMGTGASTKFSTGTVSSNGHEEPKETPTHTMDETTVQGLTTAPPVLEDVSTTIDDSYSRFIAGESSLSPKAYDPTYTEVLPTPAGPVTQRPQLTEEATDVPSTVYSSTNTMTTTTAPLTTRLIQPSTTPQTQTEQTTLVTTGIVQVLQTTTSTAQRLPTSPTGGPQAPITSNSADVTTLHLETSTATPGNTTAHGRHVTTPYSKSTPASSTVVITTRNHRDSTTEMGMMTTQMPSKSTPSPDHVCGPNTCANGGHCERTVEGKYSCQCLSSWTGPSCTEDVDECMNNPCPQGSVCVNTGGSFSCECSLGFDLEDGRSCVQVKTYLGTFIVNNSMHLKSSGLHELHKEILQLLNASLSIFHGYRRSTMGKRDGDGVRISVVNMFSLSANVTSTDVNNSIQMSLSNCSRTYSHCTIKLQHQLSYHVESLCLAQKTKCDLQYSVCVDASGTPYCQCHPGYIKKNPGDMTCRDCGDGLKLVNGNCVECMFGFGGFNCNNLICLHAVYKLIAVVVSPAGGALLLIVIIALIVTCCKKDKNDINKIIFKSGDLQMSPYAEFPKSNRVSMEWGRETIEMQENGSTKNLLQMTDIYYSPALRNSDLERNGLYPFSGLPGSRHSCIYPAQWNPSFTSDDSRRRDYF from the exons ATGGAAACGTGTGGCATGAGACGCGCGCACTGTGTGGTTTTCGCGGTTTTGCTGTTTGCACTAAATACTGTGATTGCTGAAACTTTCTCTCCACGTACGGACTCCGATAGACCGTTGAGTAGCAAAGCATTTTCTGAGGGAACAACAGGTTTAAAACACACGACATCTTGGCTGGGGAGAGGGGCCACTGCCACAGCTTTGGATCAAGCGACCGGACAGGGCGACATCACGGACATTCCCGCCAGTGTGTCGATTACTGAAGCGCAAACTG GACAGTCAGGAAAAACCTCACGCTTCTCAGCAAATACTGCAGACTGGACAACTCAAAAAAACTTGGATGACTCCACTATACTGCTGAGATCCAACAAAGAGCTTACTCAAAATAGCACAGCCCAATGGGAGGGTCTATCAATAGTATCCCACAGCATCAGTTCTTACCCAACCCTCTCAGACAAACAACAGCCTGGGACAGATGAGTCCACTGAACAGCTGCAATCCAATAAAGAATTTACACATAATGCCACTTTCCAATGGGAGGATCCATCAGTTGTGTCCCATGGCACTAGTTCTTACCAGGCCCTTTCAGATAAACGCCAGCCTGCGACTGAGTCCCGGACAGGGCAAGACATTCCTGTAACGGACCTAAGAGAACATTATGTGGACACAGTCAGCAATGATTTGGTCTCTCACACTGATAGCACCTACATCTCTAAAACCAGCCGAGTTGGAGAACGCATCCTGCTCTCTGTGTCCTCGAACAGCACCTCTCCATACATCGAGATCTCCAACTCATCAGAGGTTGTGTCACAAACTTTTAGCTGGAAAGAGAGGGTATCAGAGGTCACCCAGGGCAGGGAGCAAACAGAAACTGTAGAAGGTGTATCTACAGCATCTGAGCAGACTGAGCCAACATCTGAAGATCATAATCCCACTAATGCAACTCAGGGCCAGTCTTTAGAGACTGAAAGGTCACTGGTGTCTCAAGACACGGAGTCCCAGACGGGACAGCCTAGTGTTACAGAACAGAACATTGAGCACTCAAATTCAACACCCTCTCTCACAGTGATTAACACTGGGGAGACTGTCACATCGGTGAATGGTGGGACACCTTACACCGAAAGCGATGACTCTGTGTCCTCTATTGCTCCTTTCACCCTTGGTGAACACAATGCCTCTAGCACATCCCTGCAGAATGGTGAGACCACAGTGACTGATTCTATGGGCACTGGAGCTTCCACAAAGTTCTCTACCGGAACGGTCTCCTCCAATGGCCATGAGGAACCCAAAGAAACTCCAACTCATACGATGGACGAGACAACCGTTCAGGGTCTGACCACTGCACCTCCAGTGCTTGAGGATGTATCCACCACAATTGATGACTCATACTCCAGGTTTATTGCTGGAGAGTCCTCCCTTTCCCCCAAAGCCTATGATCCGACCTACACAGAAGTGCTGCCAACACCTGCCGGGCCAGTAACTCAGAGGCCACAGCTTACAGAGGAAGCAACTGATGTGCCATCTACCGTTTACAGTTCTACCAACACCATGACTACCACAACTGCTCCCCTCACCACCCGTCTGATCCAGCCCAGCACCACCCCACAAACCCAAACAGAGCAGACTACTCTTGTTACCACCGGTATCGTGCAGGTGCTCCAGACAACAACCTCCACAGCCCAGCGGTTACCTACCTCACCTACTGGAGGACCACAGGCACCCATTACATCTAATTCTGCTGACGTCACAACCTTGCATTTAGAAACCAGCACGGCCACGCCAGGGAACACTACTGCACATGGCAGACATGTAACAACGCCCTACAGCAAGAGCACCCCAGCCAGCAGCACTGTGGTAATAACCACCAGGAATCACAGAGACAGTACCACAGAAATGGGAATGATGACCACACAGATGCCTTCAAAGTCAACCCCATCAccag ATCATGTATGTGGGCCTAATACCTGTGCCAATGGAGGCCACTGTGAAAGAACAGTAGAGGGAAAATACAGCTGCCAGTGTCTGTCTTCATGGACAGGCCCCTCTTGCACTGAAG ATGTGGATGAGTGTATGAATAATCCGTGCCCACAGGGTTCAGTGTGTGTCAACACGGGTGGCTCTTTCAGCTGTGAATGTTCCTTGGGCTTTGACCTAGAGGATGGCCGCAGCTGTGTGCAAG TGAAGACATATTTGGGCACCTTCATTGTGAACAACTCTATGCACCTCAAGAGTTCAGGTCTGCATGAGCTCCACAAAGAGATCCTACAGCTG CTCAATGCCTCTCTATCAATTTTTCACGGTTACAGACGCTCAACTATGGGTAAAAG AGATGGAGATGGTGTTCGGATTTCAGTGGTGAACATGTTTTCACTCTCTGCCAATGTTACCAGCACTGATGTCAATAACAGCATCCAGATGTCCCTGAGCAACTGCAGTCGGACGTACTCGCACTGCACCATTAAGCTTCAGCACCAGCTCTCCTATCACG TGGAGAGCCTGTGCTTGGCCCAGAAGACCAAGTGTGATTTACAGTACTCTGTGTGCGTGGATGCTAGCGGGACCCCATACTGCCAGTGCCACCCAGGGTACATTAAAAAGAACCCAGGGGACATGACCTGCAGAG ACTGTGGAGATGGACTCAAGCTTGTTAATGGCAACTGTGTTGA GTGCATGTTTGGATTTGGAGGTTTCAACTGCAACAATT TAATCTGTTTACATGCAGTCTATAAGCTGATAGCTGTGGTGGTCTCTCCAGCTGGGGGAGCTCTGCTGTTGATTGTCATCATTGCTCTTATAGTCACCTGCTGCAA AAAGGACaaaaatgacatcaacaaaatcaTCTTCAAAAGCGGAGACCTTCAGATGTCACCCTACGCAGAGTTTCCGAAGAGTAACCGTGTGTCCATGGAGTGGGGCAGAGAGACCATAGAGATGCAGGAGAATGGCAGCACCAAAAATCTCCTGCAAATGACAGACATCTATTACTCA CCTGCATTGAGGAACTCCGACCTGGAGCGCAATGGGCTGTATCCCTTCTCCGGCCTCCCCGGTTCAAGGCATTCCTGTATCTACCCAGCTCAGTGGAACCCTTCTTTCACAAGTGATGATTCACGGCGAAGGGACTACTTCTGA
- the heg1 gene encoding protein HEG isoform X2 — translation METCGMRRAHCVVFAVLLFALNTVIAETFSPRTDSDRPLSSKAFSEGTTGLKHTTSWLGRGATATALDQATGQGDITDIPASVSITEAQTGQSGKTSRFSANTADWTTQKNLDDSTILLRSNKELTQNSTAQWEGLSIVSHSISSYPTLSDKQQPGTDESTEQLQSNKEFTHNATFQWEDPSVVSHGTSSYQALSDKRQPATESRTGQDIPVTDLREHYVDTVSNDLVSHTDSTYISKTSRVGERILLSVSSNSTSPYIEISNSSEVVSQTFSWKERVSEVTQGREQTETVEGVSTASEQTEPTSEDHNPTNATQGQSLETERSLVSQDTESQTGQPSVTEQNIEHSNSTPSLTVINTGETVTSVNGGTPYTESDDSVSSIAPFTLGEHNASSTSLQNGETTVTDSMGTGASTKFSTGTVSSNGHEEPKETPTHTMDETTVQGLTTAPPVLEDVSTTIDDSYSRFIAGESSLSPKAYDPTYTEVLPTPAGPVTQRPQLTEEATDVPSTVYSSTNTMTTTTAPLTTRLIQPSTTPQTQTEQTTLVTTGIVQVLQTTTSTAQRLPTSPTGGPQAPITSNSADVTTLHLETSTATPGNTTAHGRHVTTPYSKSTPASSTVVITTRNHRDSTTEMGMMTTQMPSKSTPSPDHVCGPNTCANGGHCERTVEGKYSCQCLSSWTGPSCTEDVDECMNNPCPQGSVCVNTGGSFSCECSLGFDLEDGRSCVQVKTYLGTFIVNNSMHLKSSGLHELHKEILQLLNASLSIFHGYRRSTMGKRDGDGVRISVVNMFSLSANVTSTDVNNSIQMSLSNCSRTYSHCTIKLQHQLSYHVESLCLAQKTKCDLQYSVCVDASGTPYCQCHPGYIKKNPGDMTCRDCGDGLKLVNGNCVECMFGFGGFNCNNFYKLIAVVVSPAGGALLLIVIIALIVTCCKKDKNDINKIIFKSGDLQMSPYAEFPKSNRVSMEWGRETIEMQENGSTKNLLQMTDIYYSPALRNSDLERNGLYPFSGLPGSRHSCIYPAQWNPSFTSDDSRRRDYF, via the exons ATGGAAACGTGTGGCATGAGACGCGCGCACTGTGTGGTTTTCGCGGTTTTGCTGTTTGCACTAAATACTGTGATTGCTGAAACTTTCTCTCCACGTACGGACTCCGATAGACCGTTGAGTAGCAAAGCATTTTCTGAGGGAACAACAGGTTTAAAACACACGACATCTTGGCTGGGGAGAGGGGCCACTGCCACAGCTTTGGATCAAGCGACCGGACAGGGCGACATCACGGACATTCCCGCCAGTGTGTCGATTACTGAAGCGCAAACTG GACAGTCAGGAAAAACCTCACGCTTCTCAGCAAATACTGCAGACTGGACAACTCAAAAAAACTTGGATGACTCCACTATACTGCTGAGATCCAACAAAGAGCTTACTCAAAATAGCACAGCCCAATGGGAGGGTCTATCAATAGTATCCCACAGCATCAGTTCTTACCCAACCCTCTCAGACAAACAACAGCCTGGGACAGATGAGTCCACTGAACAGCTGCAATCCAATAAAGAATTTACACATAATGCCACTTTCCAATGGGAGGATCCATCAGTTGTGTCCCATGGCACTAGTTCTTACCAGGCCCTTTCAGATAAACGCCAGCCTGCGACTGAGTCCCGGACAGGGCAAGACATTCCTGTAACGGACCTAAGAGAACATTATGTGGACACAGTCAGCAATGATTTGGTCTCTCACACTGATAGCACCTACATCTCTAAAACCAGCCGAGTTGGAGAACGCATCCTGCTCTCTGTGTCCTCGAACAGCACCTCTCCATACATCGAGATCTCCAACTCATCAGAGGTTGTGTCACAAACTTTTAGCTGGAAAGAGAGGGTATCAGAGGTCACCCAGGGCAGGGAGCAAACAGAAACTGTAGAAGGTGTATCTACAGCATCTGAGCAGACTGAGCCAACATCTGAAGATCATAATCCCACTAATGCAACTCAGGGCCAGTCTTTAGAGACTGAAAGGTCACTGGTGTCTCAAGACACGGAGTCCCAGACGGGACAGCCTAGTGTTACAGAACAGAACATTGAGCACTCAAATTCAACACCCTCTCTCACAGTGATTAACACTGGGGAGACTGTCACATCGGTGAATGGTGGGACACCTTACACCGAAAGCGATGACTCTGTGTCCTCTATTGCTCCTTTCACCCTTGGTGAACACAATGCCTCTAGCACATCCCTGCAGAATGGTGAGACCACAGTGACTGATTCTATGGGCACTGGAGCTTCCACAAAGTTCTCTACCGGAACGGTCTCCTCCAATGGCCATGAGGAACCCAAAGAAACTCCAACTCATACGATGGACGAGACAACCGTTCAGGGTCTGACCACTGCACCTCCAGTGCTTGAGGATGTATCCACCACAATTGATGACTCATACTCCAGGTTTATTGCTGGAGAGTCCTCCCTTTCCCCCAAAGCCTATGATCCGACCTACACAGAAGTGCTGCCAACACCTGCCGGGCCAGTAACTCAGAGGCCACAGCTTACAGAGGAAGCAACTGATGTGCCATCTACCGTTTACAGTTCTACCAACACCATGACTACCACAACTGCTCCCCTCACCACCCGTCTGATCCAGCCCAGCACCACCCCACAAACCCAAACAGAGCAGACTACTCTTGTTACCACCGGTATCGTGCAGGTGCTCCAGACAACAACCTCCACAGCCCAGCGGTTACCTACCTCACCTACTGGAGGACCACAGGCACCCATTACATCTAATTCTGCTGACGTCACAACCTTGCATTTAGAAACCAGCACGGCCACGCCAGGGAACACTACTGCACATGGCAGACATGTAACAACGCCCTACAGCAAGAGCACCCCAGCCAGCAGCACTGTGGTAATAACCACCAGGAATCACAGAGACAGTACCACAGAAATGGGAATGATGACCACACAGATGCCTTCAAAGTCAACCCCATCAccag ATCATGTATGTGGGCCTAATACCTGTGCCAATGGAGGCCACTGTGAAAGAACAGTAGAGGGAAAATACAGCTGCCAGTGTCTGTCTTCATGGACAGGCCCCTCTTGCACTGAAG ATGTGGATGAGTGTATGAATAATCCGTGCCCACAGGGTTCAGTGTGTGTCAACACGGGTGGCTCTTTCAGCTGTGAATGTTCCTTGGGCTTTGACCTAGAGGATGGCCGCAGCTGTGTGCAAG TGAAGACATATTTGGGCACCTTCATTGTGAACAACTCTATGCACCTCAAGAGTTCAGGTCTGCATGAGCTCCACAAAGAGATCCTACAGCTG CTCAATGCCTCTCTATCAATTTTTCACGGTTACAGACGCTCAACTATGGGTAAAAG AGATGGAGATGGTGTTCGGATTTCAGTGGTGAACATGTTTTCACTCTCTGCCAATGTTACCAGCACTGATGTCAATAACAGCATCCAGATGTCCCTGAGCAACTGCAGTCGGACGTACTCGCACTGCACCATTAAGCTTCAGCACCAGCTCTCCTATCACG TGGAGAGCCTGTGCTTGGCCCAGAAGACCAAGTGTGATTTACAGTACTCTGTGTGCGTGGATGCTAGCGGGACCCCATACTGCCAGTGCCACCCAGGGTACATTAAAAAGAACCCAGGGGACATGACCTGCAGAG ACTGTGGAGATGGACTCAAGCTTGTTAATGGCAACTGTGTTGA GTGCATGTTTGGATTTGGAGGTTTCAACTGCAACAATT TCTATAAGCTGATAGCTGTGGTGGTCTCTCCAGCTGGGGGAGCTCTGCTGTTGATTGTCATCATTGCTCTTATAGTCACCTGCTGCAA AAAGGACaaaaatgacatcaacaaaatcaTCTTCAAAAGCGGAGACCTTCAGATGTCACCCTACGCAGAGTTTCCGAAGAGTAACCGTGTGTCCATGGAGTGGGGCAGAGAGACCATAGAGATGCAGGAGAATGGCAGCACCAAAAATCTCCTGCAAATGACAGACATCTATTACTCA CCTGCATTGAGGAACTCCGACCTGGAGCGCAATGGGCTGTATCCCTTCTCCGGCCTCCCCGGTTCAAGGCATTCCTGTATCTACCCAGCTCAGTGGAACCCTTCTTTCACAAGTGATGATTCACGGCGAAGGGACTACTTCTGA
- the LOC127658832 gene encoding uncharacterized protein LOC127658832, with product MVPESLNEMLLLPILYAFKLWGGASSVLKRKLLLFVASGKIESYSINMNLLEFTILTVPVSGATILMNMFFVYCMFFPENGTKNRLKPPLNVLLGSLIGCNLTLNVFNLLFVLFDHFHPAALLYSISYAVTLFAMRTSFNSSLGLNVFYYFQIVPVQKSFLVWVKTHIKVIMYLTLFFDRIFFSFEFVLEIMYPSEHAVPAADLNLTSVQVNITNGNMDLKYLLLTTNFWLLCGYFFLCVFIMLASSSATVFYLWSHMKSMKENTSSFSALHLERQMRVTIMGVIQTVLYFLSSGSLAAEDIIFYYFVENFDEGEYLCDSVVALYSLGTTIILGFCQTIFRLRVIDIWKKLLQTLKFSSD from the coding sequence ATGGTCCCTGAAAGTCTTAATGAGATGTTGCTTTTGCCCATTCTATATGCATTCAAATTATGGGGTGGAGCCTCCAGTGTTCTTAAAAGAAAGTTGTTGCTCTTTGTGGCCAGCGGGAAAATAGAATCCTACAGCATTAACATGAACTTATTGGAATTTACCATACTGACTGTGCCTGTTTCTGGCGCTACCATTCtgatgaacatgttttttgtgtactgtatgttttttccAGAGAACGGAACAAAGAACAGGCTGAAGCCGCCTCTTAATGTTTTACTGGGATCACTTATTGGGTGCAATCTCACGCTTAACGTTTTTAACctgttgtttgtgttgtttgaCCATTTTCATCCAGCTGCGTTGCTGTACTCCATTTCATACGCTGTTACTCTGTTTGCCATGAGGACCAGTTTTAACTCCTCTCTTGGACTAAATGTGTTTTACTACTTTCAGATCGTTCCTGTCCAGAAGTCTTTTTTGGTTTGGGTGAAGACGCACATCAAAGTCATTATGTACTTGACATTGTTTTTTGATAGAATCTTCTTTTCTTTTGAATTTGTTCTAGAAATTATGTACCCATCGGAACATGCTGTGCCTGCAGCGGACTTGAATTTAACCAGTGTTCAAGTGAACATCACCAATGGAAACAtggatttaaaatatttactgtTAACAACAAACTTTTGGCTTCTCTGTGGTTATTTTTTCCTATGTGTTTTCATTATGCTGGCATCAAGCAGTGCCACCGTTTTCTACTTGTGGAGTCACATGAAGAGCATGAAGGAGAACACAAGCTCTTTCTCTGCACTTCATCTTGAGAGGCAAATGAGAGTGACCATCATGGGTGTTATACAGACAGTCCTCTACTTTCTCTCCTCTGGATCGCTTGCAGCAGAAGatattattttttactattttgttGAAAATTTTGATGAAGGTGAATATTTGTGTGACTCTGTTGTGGCACTATACTCTCTTGGAACAACCATCATTTTAGGTTTTTGTCAGACAATATTCCGGCTTAGGGTGATAGATATCTGGAAAAAACTTCTGCAAACCCTGAAATTTTCATCTGACTGA